Proteins encoded within one genomic window of Besnoitia besnoiti strain Bb-Ger1 chromosome II, whole genome shotgun sequence:
- a CDS encoding putative pyruvate dehydrogenase kinase (encoded by transcript BESB_040230), whose product MLSPPLGTCRPSPLAASALRGAEKMRRIHSSSGPSLGGDRLSSLLRRMRRRSPFCLPEPAAPSFRSQASAAAYAWPAAPSSPRGATALGSVSCYFSPLLLPASVSGSGRRVAFFSHATLAASSGLLKRTGEMRKAQTCAFSTGSGGSQVVLSKERHNQLLMAEITEFAMRPCRPLTLQEIAYLKGPHMPPHAFPSGSTPDRSVLPAPSPESVLPASALPAAVEGSEAAGEDNSVELFLSVELPVRFASRIKQIEAVPLFNQEQLIMQVRQLYVESFKQLRMCTWTSKEEFAKLLKNLKRRHAPIAPLLVTGMRNLKRRWPHIFTDGFVDDFLDSFFLSRIGTEMLTSAYLSPKGIVDSECDPMQVIKKAAGDAERLCHYHYGCCPRVMIWNHERARFACVPQYLYYILFELFKNAMRATVERFGGKGVHRWHSCASAGDASPRGPRAQRVQSASSQQPASATAAGKEDETNGWAPRRSAGTWHSSDSLSGAEECEYDGSCVFFGRPPHYETRITETDTKLPPIQIVVSGDDRVIAIKMSDQGGGVGQESIAKIWSYMYTTARPVEIGVSQPPTTLAAPPPHETPFSPPTVGSLDAAPPTIPGAAVVSSPSGADSSGPRDPAPGPAGFPRALGSTTAAGRDGRPGALADDSVWAQWSSRPSCATAGREATPAGPPGAAPPSSGMRQPLAAGAEARDVRSAAEESRAALDGPAGGSDGPGDRTQGPAAPPTGSGSMGQSTPQVSPLAGFGCGLPLSRLYASYLGGRLEILSLPFHGSDAYLYLNRIGDKERMPPDSFPHVGPRASRGPLRSREELDLLGLPRD is encoded by the exons AtgctctcgccgcctctcggTACCTGTcgcccgtctcctctcgctgcctccgctttgcgcggcgcggagaagatgCGGCGGATTCACTCGTCTTCAGGCCCCTCGTTGGGCGGCGAccgtctctcctctttgcTTCGCCGCATGCGACGCAGAAGCCCTTTCTGCCTCCCTGagcccgctgcgccttctttccgctcgcaggcctccgccgccgcctacGCGTggccggcagcgccttcgtcgcctcgcggtgCGACGGCGTTGGGCTCCGTCAGCTGCtacttctctcctctcctccttccggcctctgtctctgggTCGGGtcgacgcgtcgccttcttctcgcacGCCACTCTGGCTGCATCCAGCGGCCTCCTCAAGCGCACGGGAGAAATGCGAAAAGCGCAGACTTGCGCCTTCTCGAcggggagcggcggcagTCAGGTCGTCCTGAGCAAGGAGAGACACA ATCAGCTGTTGATGGCGGAGATCACGGAGTTCGCGATGCGGCCGTGCCGGCCTCTGACGCTGCAGGAGATCGCCTACCTGAAGGGTCCCCACATGCCGCCGCACGCATTTCCCAGCGGCTCGACTCCAGATCGCTCtgtgctgcctgcgccgtcgccagagTCCGTGCtgcccgcctctgcgctgcccGCTGCGGTGGAGGGCTCCGAGGCTGCCGGAGAGGACAACAGCGTCGagctcttcctctccgtcgaGCTTCCGGTTCGCTTCGCCAGCCGTATCAAGCAAATCGAGGCCGTGCCTCTCTTCAACCAAGAGCAACTCATCATGCAG GTGCGACAGCTGTACGTAGAAAGCTTCAAACAGCTGCGCATGTGCACCTGGACTAGCAAGGAAGAATTCGCCAAG CTGCTCAAGAACTTGAAGCGTCGTCACGCGCCGATCGCGCCCCTTCTGGTCACCGGCATGCGCAACCTGAAGAGGCGCTGGCCGCACATTTTC ACGGACGGATTCGTAGACGATTTCCTTGATAGCTTCTTCCTTTCGCGTATCG GCACGGAAATGCTGACAAGCGCGTATCTCTCCCCAAAAGGAATCGTTGATTCTG AGTGCGACCCCATGCAAGTCATCAAAAAGGCCGCTGGAG acgccgagaggctCTGTCACTATCACTACGGCTGCTGTCCCCGGGTCATG ATCTGGAATCACGAGAgagcgcgcttcgcctgcgtgccGCAGTACCTCTACTACATTCTCTTCGAGCTCTTCAAG AACGCGATGCGTGCGACGGTGGAGCGTTTCGGCGGGAAGGGAGTGCACCGGTGGCACTCGTGTGcgtccgccggcgacgcctccccccggggcccgcgcgcgcagcgcgttcagtcagcttcttcgcagcAGCCAGCGTCGGCTACTGCGGCGGGCAAGGAAGACGAGACGAATggctgggcgccgcgccgcagcgccggcacCTGGCACTCCAGTGATAGCTTGTCCGGTGCAGAAGAGTGCGAATACGACGGCTCCTGTGTGTTTTTCGGGCGCCCCCCTCACTATGAGACCCGCATCACCGAGACGGATACTAAGCTGCCTCCTATTCAGATCGTCGTGTCTGGTGACGACCGCGTCATCGCCATCAAG ATGTCCGACcaaggaggcggcgtcgggcAAGAGTCAATCGCCAAGATATGGAGCTACATGTACACCACGGCTCGCCCAGTCGAGATCGGCGTCAGCcagccgccgacgacgctcgccgcgcccccgccgcaCGAGACCCCGTTCTCGCCGCCCACTGTGGGCTCTCtggacgccgcgcctccaacGATTCCTGGAGCTGCcgtcgtctcttcgccttctggcgCCGACTCTTCCGGGCCTCGGGATCCCGCGCCGGGCCCCGCCGGGTTCCCGCGAGCCTTGGGCTCCACGACGGCGGCCGGACGCGACGGCCGGCCCGGAGCGCTCGCTGACGACTCCGTCTGGGCGCAGTGGagctcgcggccttcgtgcGCCACAGccgggcgagaggcgacgcccgctgggcctccaggcgcagcgccgccctcttccGGCATGCGTCAGCCCCTTGCTGCTggagcggaagcgcgagacgTTCGTTCTGCGGCAGAAGAaagccgcgcggctctggatgggcccgccggcggcagcgacggtCCGGGAGACAGGACCCAGGGGCCGGCGGCTCCGCCAACCGGCTCGGGCTCCATGGGCCAGTCCACCCCACAagtgtctccgctcgccggcTTCGGCTGCGGCCTGCCGCTCAGCCGCCTCTACGCGTCGTACCTTGGAGGGAGACTCGAGATTCTGTCGCTGCCTTTCCATGGGAGCGACGCATATCTCTATCTCAATCGCATTGGCGACAAG GAACGCATGCCTCCGGACTCGTTTCCTCACGTCGGGCCCCGAGCGTCGCGCGGGCCGCTGAGGAGTCGGGAGGAGCTAGATCTCCTCGGCCTTCCGCGAGACTGA